One Falco biarmicus isolate bFalBia1 chromosome 13, bFalBia1.pri, whole genome shotgun sequence genomic region harbors:
- the IQCJ gene encoding LOW QUALITY PROTEIN: IQ domain-containing protein J (The sequence of the model RefSeq protein was modified relative to this genomic sequence to represent the inferred CDS: deleted 1 base in 1 codon; substituted 2 bases at 2 genomic stop codons), producing the protein MRLEELKRLQHTLEQVNDGTDLLQSHQLAMDEENNIKKYHINLQPLESKVKIIQRAWREYLQRQDLSHQEQLDKRSPSPPSLSSDKMSRSISMNTFSDSSTPVSRAGGLIFICDAFCRVPFXDLGXMKVKLWANHGRWTFRGVEVSQMTCEQMCPL; encoded by the exons GAAGAACTCAAAAGGCTTCAGCACACATTGGAACAGGTCAACGATGGCACAGACTTGCTTCAAAG cCATCAGCTTGCCAtggatgaagaaaataatatcaAAAAATATCATATCAATTTACAGCCTTTGGAATCAAAAGTGAAAAT CATCCAGCGAGCATGGCGTGAGTACCTGCAGCGCCAGGATCTGTCACACCAGGAGCAGCTGGACAAGCGCAGCCCCTCCCCGCCATCCCTCTCCTCTGACAAGATGAGCAGGTCCATCAGCATGAACACCTTCTCCGACAGCAGCACGCCGGTGAGCAGAGCCGGTGGGCTCATTTTCATATGTGATGCTTTTTGTAGGGTTCCTTTCTAGGACTTGGGATAAATGAAAGTTAAGTTATGGGCTAATCATGGAAGATGGACTTTTAGGGGAGTAGAAGTGTCTCAAATG ACCTGCGAGCAGATGTGCCCCTTGTAG